A DNA window from Pseudodesulfovibrio thermohalotolerans contains the following coding sequences:
- a CDS encoding TAXI family TRAP transporter solute-binding subunit, with protein sequence MRNPYIKQLVAFLRSHVLMSLLIYGAAAGLLALALWVTFQFVKPLPPDKVTIVTGGESGAYYAFAARYAEFFHKHGFELEVRTSNGSMDNLSIIDDPKSGVQAAFMQGGIASPEEHPDLESLGSLYYEPVWLFTTRRFKPKTLTDLKGRKIAVGPEGSGTSHLVRQLLDANGVTPETANLLPQGSAQSVPELLGGRIDALFVIAGVNSKDVRTLCEAYKTVTPYSFVRAETYARTRHFLEKLTLPRGGVDLMLDLPAHDVALLAPTANLVVREDLHPALKYLFLLAAAEIHGQGDMFAATGEFPSDEALLFPLSDEARNFYKSGPPFLMRYLPFQAAITVERLKILLIPLLTLLFPLFKITPPAYRWQIRRRIFKWYKQLKRLDMEAFDLTDPDKARDMLAKLEEMDRLVLETSVPLSYTDYIYSLRLHIRMIRQRLERIAGHEVQDTGHPMN encoded by the coding sequence ATGCGCAATCCCTATATCAAGCAGCTCGTAGCGTTTCTGCGGTCCCACGTGCTCATGTCGCTCCTGATCTATGGTGCTGCGGCGGGCCTGCTCGCCCTGGCCCTGTGGGTCACCTTCCAGTTCGTCAAGCCCTTGCCGCCGGACAAGGTAACCATCGTCACCGGCGGCGAGAGCGGCGCGTATTACGCCTTTGCCGCGCGCTATGCCGAGTTCTTCCACAAACACGGATTCGAACTGGAAGTGCGCACTTCCAACGGGTCCATGGACAACCTCTCCATCATCGATGATCCCAAATCCGGGGTACAGGCCGCATTCATGCAGGGAGGCATAGCCTCTCCCGAGGAACACCCGGACCTGGAAAGCCTTGGCAGCCTCTACTACGAGCCCGTCTGGCTGTTCACCACCCGGCGGTTCAAGCCCAAGACGCTGACCGACCTCAAGGGCCGCAAGATCGCGGTCGGGCCCGAAGGCAGCGGCACCAGCCACCTGGTCCGCCAGCTCCTCGACGCAAACGGCGTCACCCCGGAAACCGCCAACCTGCTTCCCCAAGGCTCCGCCCAGAGCGTCCCGGAACTGCTCGGCGGCAGGATCGACGCCCTGTTCGTCATAGCCGGGGTAAACTCCAAGGACGTGCGCACCCTGTGCGAGGCGTACAAGACCGTGACCCCATACTCCTTTGTCCGGGCCGAGACCTACGCGCGCACCCGCCACTTCCTCGAAAAACTGACCCTGCCCCGGGGCGGCGTCGACCTCATGCTCGATCTGCCCGCCCACGACGTGGCCCTGCTCGCACCCACCGCCAACCTGGTGGTCCGGGAAGACCTCCACCCGGCCCTCAAGTACCTCTTTCTCCTGGCCGCGGCCGAAATACACGGCCAGGGCGACATGTTCGCGGCTACCGGAGAATTCCCCAGCGACGAGGCCCTGCTCTTCCCACTGAGCGACGAGGCCCGGAACTTCTACAAGTCAGGCCCGCCCTTCCTCATGCGCTACCTGCCCTTCCAGGCGGCCATCACCGTGGAACGGCTCAAGATCCTGCTCATCCCCCTGCTGACCCTGCTCTTCCCCCTGTTCAAGATCACCCCGCCCGCCTACCGCTGGCAGATACGGCGGCGCATCTTCAAGTGGTACAAACAGCTCAAGCGGCTGGACATGGAAGCCTTCGATCTGACCGACCCGGACAAGGCCCGCGACATGCTCGCCAAACTCGAAGAGATGGACCGCCTTGTCCTCGAAACCTCGGTACCCCTGTCATACACGGACTACATCTACTCCCTGCGACTGCACATCCGCATGATCCGCCAACGCCTGGAGCGCATCGCCGGGCACGAAGTCCAGGACACCGGGCACCCGATGAATTGA
- the recQ gene encoding DNA helicase RecQ translates to MSGSAPTPRDVLSSVFGFPAFIGLQEAVIDHVMNGGDSLVLMPTGGGKSLCYQIPAILRPGVGVCISPLIALMQDQVQGLTQMGVRAACLNSAMDPGTARDIEQMALNGQLDLLYVAPERLCKPGFLDLIARCNPSLFAIDEAHCVSQWGHDFRPEYTRLSVIGERFPDVPRLALTATADEPTQADIVHNLRLENARVFATGFDRPNITYTVVPKKNPTRMLKRFLDENHPNDAGIVYRLSRKKVEQTAEFLCNNGFNALPYHAGLSATERFENQERFMREEGVIMVATVAFGMGVDKPNVRFVCHLEPPKSLEAYHQETGRAGRDGLPASAWMCYGMQDIAVLRSMIDAGEAGETRKRLEHAKLGSLFAYLETASCRRQALLAYFGEHIEPCGNCDNCLTPVETYDGTVTAQKALSNIFRTEQRFGVEHLAQVLTGARTDQVIRFNHDKVSTYGIGKDLSRDEWKSVYRQLLAAGLVSVDLDRFNALALNERSWPVLKGERPVRLRKDPVLPSRTRKKKSRKPVLAEDILTSWEAETLFDRLRELRLSLAETQSVPPYAIFADKTLLEFVRYRPRDLEEFGCMSGVGASKLERFGQTFLECLKAHEEEHGRPANIPEIPQDVRDARKREAAEKPDFTATAQATLDLFLELGDIEAVAEKRGLKASSIWRHLILAVNMDKIDYRRAVNLPDAELEKVESTLREFRSKGVSALNPVFETLEGAVPYDLLRLVKAGLDRA, encoded by the coding sequence ATGTCCGGTTCCGCTCCCACCCCGCGCGACGTCCTCTCCTCGGTATTCGGCTTTCCCGCCTTCATCGGGTTGCAGGAGGCCGTCATCGACCACGTCATGAACGGCGGCGACTCCCTGGTGCTCATGCCCACGGGCGGCGGCAAATCCCTGTGCTACCAGATCCCGGCCATCCTGCGGCCCGGCGTGGGCGTCTGCATCTCGCCGCTCATCGCGCTCATGCAGGACCAGGTCCAGGGACTGACCCAAATGGGGGTACGCGCCGCCTGCCTCAATTCCGCCATGGACCCGGGAACGGCCCGCGACATCGAGCAGATGGCCCTGAACGGGCAGCTCGACCTGCTCTACGTGGCCCCGGAGCGACTGTGCAAACCCGGCTTCCTCGACCTGATCGCCCGCTGCAACCCCTCACTTTTCGCCATCGACGAAGCCCACTGCGTGTCCCAATGGGGACACGACTTCCGGCCGGAATACACCCGGCTGTCCGTCATCGGGGAACGTTTCCCGGACGTGCCGAGGCTGGCCCTGACCGCTACCGCGGACGAACCGACCCAGGCGGACATCGTGCACAACCTGCGCCTGGAGAACGCGCGAGTCTTCGCCACGGGATTCGACCGGCCCAACATCACCTACACAGTGGTCCCCAAGAAGAACCCCACGCGCATGTTGAAACGGTTCCTCGACGAGAACCATCCGAACGACGCGGGCATCGTCTACCGCCTCTCCCGGAAGAAGGTGGAGCAGACCGCCGAGTTCCTGTGCAACAACGGATTCAACGCCCTGCCCTACCACGCCGGATTGTCCGCGACGGAACGGTTCGAGAACCAGGAACGATTCATGCGCGAGGAAGGGGTGATAATGGTCGCCACTGTGGCCTTCGGCATGGGCGTGGACAAACCCAACGTGCGCTTCGTCTGTCACCTGGAGCCGCCCAAGTCCCTTGAGGCGTACCATCAGGAAACGGGCCGCGCCGGGCGTGACGGCCTGCCCGCCTCGGCCTGGATGTGCTACGGGATGCAGGACATCGCGGTCCTGCGCTCCATGATCGACGCCGGAGAGGCGGGAGAGACGCGCAAGCGGCTGGAACACGCCAAGCTCGGTTCGCTCTTCGCCTACCTCGAAACCGCCTCGTGCCGCCGCCAGGCCCTGCTGGCCTATTTCGGCGAACACATCGAGCCGTGCGGCAACTGCGACAACTGCCTGACCCCGGTGGAAACCTACGACGGCACCGTGACCGCCCAAAAGGCCCTGTCCAATATCTTCCGCACCGAACAGCGGTTCGGCGTCGAACACCTGGCCCAGGTCCTGACCGGGGCGCGGACCGACCAGGTCATCCGCTTCAATCACGACAAGGTGTCCACCTACGGCATCGGCAAGGACCTGAGCCGGGACGAATGGAAGTCCGTGTACCGCCAACTGCTGGCCGCCGGGCTGGTCTCCGTGGACCTCGACAGGTTCAACGCCCTGGCCCTGAACGAACGGTCCTGGCCCGTGCTCAAGGGCGAACGGCCGGTGCGGCTGCGCAAGGACCCCGTCCTGCCCTCGCGGACTCGAAAGAAGAAAAGCCGGAAGCCGGTCCTGGCCGAGGATATCCTGACGAGTTGGGAGGCCGAGACGCTGTTCGACCGGCTGCGCGAACTGCGCCTGTCCCTGGCCGAGACCCAATCCGTGCCACCTTACGCCATCTTCGCGGACAAGACCCTGCTTGAATTCGTGCGCTACCGGCCCCGCGACCTGGAGGAGTTCGGCTGCATGTCGGGCGTGGGCGCGAGCAAGCTGGAGCGATTCGGCCAGACGTTCCTGGAATGCCTCAAGGCCCATGAGGAGGAACACGGCAGGCCCGCGAACATCCCTGAAATACCCCAGGACGTGCGCGACGCACGCAAACGGGAGGCGGCGGAGAAACCTGATTTCACGGCCACGGCCCAGGCCACCCTGGACCTCTTTCTCGAACTCGGCGACATCGAGGCGGTGGCCGAAAAGCGCGGTCTCAAGGCATCGTCCATCTGGCGGCATCTCATCCTGGCCGTGAACATGGACAAAATCGACTACCGCCGCGCGGTCAACCTGCCGGACGCCGAACTGGAAAAGGTGGAATCGACGCTGCGTGAATTCCGCTCCAAGGGCGTCTCGGCCCTCAATCCGGTCTTCGAAACCCTGGAAGGCGCGGTTCCCTACGACCTGCTTCGACTGGTCAAGGCGGGCCTGGACCGGGCCTAG
- a CDS encoding MFS transporter gives MFQFTRDDRTAGLYTITVSQFALVFMLSAVAVAVPALGREFGASASQLGLVESGYISAVAMLLFPVTRLSDKIGRGSTFAFGMGLFTVLSMILPLSNTISQFIVLRVFQGCGGAMMVSTGLALIADMYSGPGRAKAMGIASAGVYLGLSMGPWLGGLIVTHLGWRWIFYGGAIPCAVGLFLSIRTLPVKPVIRHGVRFDFGGAIFIALGMILLSQGGSHLDGSSGALMLVGGIFFLLCFAFWEGRAKAPLLSLALFSGNPAFSLGSAAQFISYAAIYGITFLLSLYLQVAQGMTASDAGLLLMVQPVMQVILSLVSGKWCERWSPHLVATVGMGIATAGLGAAIFLGVFPSLWFAGLILALCGAGSAMFATANMAVIMGAVTRENYGVASAVVAAMRTTGMTVSLVFISGVFAVIIGPAALTAENADVFIRAMYTAFIALTVFSALGVLMSAKGRLRTRAGGGGPDAGN, from the coding sequence ATGTTTCAATTCACTCGCGACGACAGGACCGCCGGTCTTTACACCATCACCGTCTCCCAGTTCGCCCTGGTCTTCATGCTTTCGGCCGTGGCCGTGGCCGTGCCTGCCCTGGGCCGGGAGTTCGGCGCCAGCGCGTCCCAGCTCGGCCTGGTGGAATCGGGCTACATCTCGGCCGTGGCCATGCTCCTCTTTCCGGTGACCCGGCTGTCGGACAAAATCGGGCGCGGCAGCACCTTTGCCTTCGGCATGGGGCTGTTTACGGTCCTGAGCATGATCCTGCCCCTGAGCAACACCATTTCCCAGTTCATCGTCCTGCGCGTGTTCCAAGGCTGCGGCGGGGCCATGATGGTATCCACCGGCCTGGCCCTCATCGCGGATATGTATTCTGGTCCGGGACGGGCCAAGGCCATGGGCATCGCTTCGGCCGGGGTCTATCTGGGGCTTTCCATGGGGCCGTGGCTTGGCGGGCTCATCGTCACCCACCTCGGGTGGCGCTGGATATTCTACGGCGGGGCCATCCCCTGCGCCGTCGGCCTGTTCCTCTCGATAAGAACCCTGCCGGTAAAGCCGGTCATCAGGCACGGCGTGCGCTTCGACTTCGGCGGGGCGATTTTCATCGCTCTGGGCATGATCCTGCTCTCCCAGGGCGGTTCGCACCTGGACGGATCGAGCGGCGCGCTCATGCTCGTGGGCGGCATCTTCTTCCTTCTCTGCTTCGCCTTCTGGGAGGGGAGGGCCAAGGCGCCGCTTCTCAGCCTGGCCCTGTTCAGCGGCAATCCGGCGTTTTCTCTGGGATCGGCCGCCCAGTTCATCAGCTACGCGGCCATTTACGGCATCACCTTTCTGCTTTCGCTGTACCTCCAGGTGGCCCAGGGCATGACCGCCAGCGACGCCGGGCTTCTTCTTATGGTCCAGCCGGTCATGCAGGTCATTCTTTCGCTCGTGAGCGGCAAGTGGTGCGAGCGGTGGTCCCCCCACCTCGTGGCCACGGTCGGCATGGGCATAGCCACGGCGGGACTGGGCGCGGCCATCTTTCTGGGCGTGTTCCCGTCGTTGTGGTTCGCGGGCCTGATTCTGGCCTTGTGCGGCGCGGGAAGCGCCATGTTCGCCACGGCCAACATGGCGGTCATCATGGGCGCGGTCACCCGTGAGAACTACGGCGTGGCCTCGGCTGTGGTGGCGGCTATGCGGACCACGGGCATGACCGTCAGCCTGGTCTTCATCAGCGGCGTGTTCGCCGTCATCATCGGCCCGGCGGCCCTGACGGCCGAGAACGCCGACGTGTTCATCAGGGCCATGTACACGGCCTTCATCGCCCTGACCGTGTTCAGCGCGTTGGGCGTGCTCATGTCTGCCAAGGGGCGGCTGCGCACCCGAGCGGGCGGGGGCGGTCCGGACGCGGGAAATTAG
- a CDS encoding heavy metal translocating P-type ATPase, with product MKKASAQVKGMHCAACSARIEKVVGKMEGVDEVSVNLAAETMELSYDPDVVTAEQVGERIKGLGFEAEFRDEPEAEAGGLSTLDLDLGGMHCAACSARIERVVGGLGGVSSASVNLAAETGNFVFDPSLVSRREIREAISGAGFSSEVRSEASDLFEKRRREAEERLNAQKRALIPAFCFALPLLVLSMGHMWGMPLPAFLDPMHSPATFALVQLLLTLPVVWSGRNFYLQGIPALLRGGPNMDSLVAMGTGAAFLYSLWNTIALLLGMGDPHVLAMDLYFESAAVLIAMISLGKYFEARSKLKTSDAIRALMQLAPDTATLVRDGEQISISLDEVEPGDLLLIRPGERIPVDGTVTEGRSSVDESMLTGEPMPVGKQPGDTVAGGTLNASGALTMRADHVGSDTVLARIIRLVQEAQGSKAPIASLADRISYYFVPAVMLTALAAGLAWYFIGQAGFPFSLRIFVAVMVIACPCAMGLATPMSIMVSAGRGAQLGVLIKSGRALEEAGSLDTVVFDKTGTLTHGRPELAAITMVRGTMAQTEAVYLAAAAESRSEHPLARAIVRYAEEKDLEFPEPDDFEAIPGKGIKAKIGYREVMIGNWTLMREHGLGFGEDGFAEEAVGHYEKQGATVVYFASENKLNALFAIADEMRDETPEVVEALKRAGIAPVMLTGDSKVNAEVIAERAGIKEVVAGVLPDRKAEEVARLQAEGRKVAMVGDGINDAPALARADIGIAMGSGIDVAVESGDVVLMHSDLRAILTALNLSRATMRNIKENLFWAFAFNVIGIPVAAGVLHVFGGPTLNPMIAGTAMAMSSVTVVTNALRLRFFKG from the coding sequence ATGAAGAAAGCATCGGCACAGGTAAAGGGAATGCACTGCGCGGCCTGCTCGGCGCGCATCGAAAAGGTGGTCGGCAAGATGGAGGGTGTGGACGAGGTGTCCGTGAACCTGGCCGCCGAGACCATGGAACTCTCCTACGATCCGGACGTCGTGACCGCCGAGCAGGTGGGCGAGCGGATAAAGGGGCTTGGCTTCGAAGCCGAATTCCGGGATGAGCCCGAGGCCGAAGCTGGCGGCTTGTCCACCCTGGATCTCGATCTCGGCGGGATGCACTGCGCGGCCTGTTCCGCACGCATCGAGCGGGTGGTCGGAGGTCTGGGCGGCGTGTCCTCGGCCTCGGTCAATCTGGCGGCCGAGACCGGCAATTTCGTCTTCGACCCCTCCCTGGTCTCCCGCCGGGAAATTCGCGAGGCCATCTCGGGCGCGGGCTTTTCTTCCGAGGTGCGCAGCGAGGCGTCCGACCTCTTCGAAAAACGCCGCCGCGAGGCCGAGGAACGGCTGAATGCCCAGAAACGGGCCCTCATCCCGGCGTTCTGCTTCGCCCTACCCCTGCTGGTCCTGTCCATGGGACACATGTGGGGCATGCCCCTGCCCGCCTTTCTCGACCCCATGCACTCCCCGGCAACTTTCGCCCTGGTCCAGCTCCTGCTGACTCTCCCGGTCGTCTGGTCGGGCCGCAACTTCTACCTCCAGGGCATCCCGGCCCTGCTGCGCGGCGGTCCGAACATGGACTCCCTGGTGGCCATGGGCACGGGCGCGGCGTTCCTCTATTCCCTGTGGAACACCATCGCGCTCCTGCTCGGCATGGGCGATCCGCACGTCCTGGCCATGGACCTGTACTTCGAATCCGCCGCCGTGCTCATCGCCATGATCTCCCTGGGCAAGTATTTCGAGGCGCGGAGCAAGCTCAAGACCTCGGACGCCATCCGGGCGCTCATGCAGCTCGCCCCGGACACGGCCACCCTGGTCCGCGACGGCGAACAGATATCCATTTCCCTCGACGAGGTGGAGCCGGGCGACCTGCTGCTCATCAGGCCAGGCGAACGCATCCCGGTGGACGGCACCGTCACGGAGGGACGTTCATCGGTGGACGAATCCATGCTCACCGGCGAGCCCATGCCCGTCGGCAAGCAGCCGGGCGACACCGTGGCGGGCGGCACCCTGAACGCCTCAGGCGCCTTGACCATGCGCGCCGACCACGTTGGCAGCGACACCGTGCTCGCCCGGATCATCCGGCTCGTGCAGGAGGCCCAGGGGTCCAAGGCCCCCATCGCCAGCCTAGCGGACCGAATCAGCTATTATTTCGTGCCCGCGGTCATGCTCACCGCCCTCGCCGCAGGACTGGCCTGGTACTTCATCGGCCAGGCGGGCTTCCCGTTCTCCCTGCGCATCTTCGTGGCCGTCATGGTCATCGCCTGCCCCTGCGCCATGGGACTGGCCACGCCCATGTCCATCATGGTCTCCGCCGGACGGGGTGCGCAGCTCGGCGTGCTCATCAAATCAGGCCGCGCCCTGGAGGAAGCAGGTTCCCTCGACACCGTGGTCTTCGACAAGACCGGCACCCTGACCCACGGGCGGCCCGAGCTGGCAGCCATAACCATGGTCAGGGGGACCATGGCCCAGACCGAAGCCGTCTACCTCGCGGCCGCCGCCGAAAGCCGGTCCGAGCATCCCCTTGCCCGGGCCATCGTGCGCTACGCCGAGGAAAAGGACCTGGAATTTCCCGAACCCGATGACTTCGAGGCCATCCCCGGCAAGGGCATCAAGGCCAAAATCGGCTACCGTGAGGTCATGATCGGCAACTGGACCCTCATGCGCGAGCACGGGCTCGGCTTCGGCGAGGACGGCTTTGCCGAGGAGGCCGTGGGCCATTACGAAAAGCAGGGAGCAACCGTGGTCTACTTCGCCTCGGAGAACAAACTCAACGCCCTGTTCGCCATTGCCGACGAAATGCGCGACGAGACCCCCGAGGTGGTGGAGGCCCTGAAACGGGCCGGGATCGCCCCGGTCATGCTCACCGGCGACAGCAAGGTCAACGCCGAGGTCATCGCCGAACGCGCGGGCATCAAAGAGGTCGTCGCCGGGGTCCTGCCCGACCGCAAGGCCGAGGAAGTGGCCCGGCTTCAGGCCGAAGGCCGCAAGGTGGCCATGGTCGGCGACGGCATCAACGACGCGCCCGCCCTGGCGCGCGCGGACATCGGCATCGCCATGGGCTCGGGCATCGACGTGGCCGTGGAATCCGGCGACGTGGTCCTTATGCACTCGGACCTTCGCGCCATTTTGACCGCCCTGAACCTGTCCAGGGCGACCATGCGCAATATCAAGGAAAACCTGTTCTGGGCCTTCGCCTTCAACGTCATCGGCATCCCGGTGGCCGCAGGCGTCCTGCACGTCTTCGGCGGCCCCACGCTCAACCCGATGATCGCGGGCACGGCCATGGCCATGAGCTCGGTGACCGTGGTCACCAACGCCCTCAGGCTGCGCTTTTTCAAGGGATAA
- a CDS encoding sulfide/dihydroorotate dehydrogenase-like FAD/NAD-binding protein has translation MGYKILKKEELIPGQTTMMVIEAPQVALKAKPGNFVMLRVSSNGERIPLTIADCDREKGTITIVYLVVGKTTAEMNTLSEGGEFLDVCGPLGRPTHIEKSGTVVCVGGGTGIAAMHHIAKGHVEAGNRVIAIIGARSKNLLLFCSELSSFCPEVRIATDDGSEGHKGFVTEVLQDILETEDEVAEVVAIGPVPMMEAVCRVTLPFQVKTTVSLNSIMVDGIGMCGACRCTVGGKTLFACVDGPEFDGHKVDFAELKTRLWQFKEQEEESMELFSKECQCHGR, from the coding sequence ATGGGTTACAAGATTCTGAAAAAAGAGGAGCTGATCCCGGGGCAGACCACCATGATGGTCATTGAGGCCCCCCAGGTCGCCCTCAAGGCCAAGCCCGGTAATTTCGTCATGCTCCGCGTGAGCTCAAACGGCGAGCGCATTCCCCTGACCATAGCGGATTGCGACAGGGAAAAAGGAACTATAACAATAGTCTATCTGGTCGTGGGCAAGACCACGGCCGAGATGAACACCCTGTCCGAGGGCGGCGAGTTCCTGGACGTCTGCGGCCCCCTCGGGCGGCCCACCCACATCGAGAAGTCCGGCACCGTGGTCTGCGTCGGCGGCGGCACCGGCATCGCGGCCATGCACCACATCGCCAAGGGCCACGTGGAGGCGGGCAATCGGGTCATCGCCATCATCGGCGCGCGCTCCAAGAACCTCCTCCTGTTCTGTTCCGAACTTTCTTCGTTCTGCCCCGAGGTGCGCATCGCCACGGACGACGGTTCCGAGGGCCACAAGGGGTTCGTCACCGAAGTCCTGCAGGACATCCTGGAAACTGAGGACGAGGTCGCCGAGGTCGTCGCCATCGGCCCGGTTCCCATGATGGAGGCGGTCTGCCGCGTGACCCTGCCCTTCCAGGTCAAGACCACGGTGTCGCTCAACTCCATCATGGTGGACGGGATCGGCATGTGCGGCGCCTGCCGCTGCACCGTGGGCGGCAAGACCCTTTTCGCCTGCGTGGACGGGCCGGAATTCGACGGCCACAAGGTGGATTTCGCCGAGCTCAAGACCCGGCTGTGGCAGTTCAAGGAGCAGGAAGAGGAATCCATGGAATTGTTCAGCAAGGAGTGTCAGTGCCATGGCCGATAA
- the gltA gene encoding NADPH-dependent glutamate synthase has product MADKKKKKIRSRTPMPHQDPMVRGGNFDEVALGYSREQALIEAERCLQCKKPTCQDGCPVNIDIKTFIGCIVDDDLQGAFDTIRRTNSLPAVCGRVCPQENQCEGSCVLGKKHEPVAIGRLERYVADTYAARSACEEVTDLSTCALEREDIKVACIGSGPSSLTVAGYLAGRGIKVDVFEALHEPGGVLLYGIPEFRLPKAVVARELDGLRKLGVTFRTNWVGGKTITVRDMFEQGYAAVFIGVGAGLPRFLNVSGENLVGVFSANEYLTRVNLGRSYDFPNYDTPAYKARRVAVIGAGNVAMDAARTALRMGAKEVSIVYRRSEDEMPARREEIQHAVEEGVKIRCLCGPLSFHGDNQGRIKAMTVQKMALGEPDDSGRCSPVCLEGETEQISCDMAVIAVGTRPNPILLEATPQLALNKWGYVEADPETGETSIPNVFAGGDIVTGAATVISAMGAGRRAAKAIADRLL; this is encoded by the coding sequence ATGGCCGATAAGAAAAAGAAGAAAATTCGCAGCCGTACCCCCATGCCCCATCAGGACCCCATGGTCAGGGGCGGAAATTTCGACGAAGTGGCCCTGGGCTACTCCCGCGAGCAGGCCCTGATCGAGGCCGAGCGGTGTCTGCAATGCAAGAAGCCCACCTGCCAGGACGGCTGTCCGGTAAATATCGACATCAAGACCTTCATCGGCTGCATCGTGGACGACGACCTGCAAGGCGCTTTCGACACCATCCGCCGGACCAACTCCCTGCCCGCGGTCTGCGGCCGGGTCTGTCCCCAGGAGAACCAGTGCGAGGGCAGTTGCGTCCTCGGCAAGAAGCACGAGCCCGTGGCCATCGGACGGCTGGAACGCTACGTGGCCGATACCTACGCGGCCCGGTCCGCCTGCGAGGAAGTCACCGACCTTTCCACTTGCGCGCTTGAGCGCGAGGATATCAAGGTGGCCTGCATCGGCTCCGGCCCCTCCTCCCTGACCGTGGCCGGATATCTGGCCGGGCGCGGCATCAAGGTGGACGTGTTCGAGGCCCTGCACGAGCCGGGCGGGGTGCTTCTCTACGGCATCCCGGAATTCCGTCTGCCCAAGGCCGTGGTCGCCCGCGAGCTGGACGGCCTGCGCAAGCTCGGTGTGACCTTCCGCACCAACTGGGTGGGCGGCAAGACCATCACCGTCCGCGACATGTTCGAACAGGGATACGCCGCCGTGTTTATCGGCGTGGGCGCGGGACTGCCCCGTTTCCTGAACGTGTCGGGCGAAAATCTGGTGGGCGTGTTCTCGGCCAACGAGTATCTGACCCGCGTTAATCTCGGGCGGTCCTACGATTTTCCCAATTACGACACCCCGGCCTACAAGGCCCGGCGCGTGGCCGTCATCGGCGCGGGCAACGTGGCCATGGACGCGGCCCGCACCGCCCTGCGCATGGGCGCGAAGGAAGTCTCCATCGTCTATCGCCGGAGCGAGGACGAAATGCCCGCCCGCCGCGAGGAAATCCAACACGCCGTGGAAGAGGGCGTCAAAATCCGCTGCCTGTGCGGGCCGCTGTCCTTCCATGGAGACAACCAGGGCAGGATCAAAGCCATGACCGTGCAGAAAATGGCCCTTGGCGAACCCGACGATTCCGGCCGCTGCTCCCCGGTCTGTCTTGAGGGCGAAACCGAGCAGATCTCCTGCGACATGGCCGTCATCGCCGTGGGCACCCGGCCCAATCCCATCCTCTTGGAAGCCACCCCGCAACTCGCGCTGAACAAATGGGGCTATGTCGAGGCCGATCCCGAGACCGGCGAAACCTCCATCCCCAATGTCTTCGCCGGAGGCGATATCGTCACCGGCGCGGCCACCGTCATCTCCGCCATGGGCGCGGGACGCCGGGCCGCAAAAGCCATCGCCGACCGCCTGCTGTAA